Within Cucumis melo cultivar AY chromosome 4, USDA_Cmelo_AY_1.0, whole genome shotgun sequence, the genomic segment ATGCTATTTGAGATTGGTTATAATTTTATAGTTCAACAATTACTAGGTTAAATCAAATCATTAACTTTCAAATTTggataacaacaataataataataaaaagaataatgaGTATCTCCGAGGAATGTATACACatatttttcatttataattAAGATCAATAGGTTTCTTGTTTAAGCAACTTTGACCACTGAAACAGAGAAGAAAAATTTCTCTCCATTGAATTGATTATGAATGACAAAAGATAATGAAAACTTAATCAAGTACAATTCTTTTAGATTAATCAATGGAATATGTTGAAACTAAAtattcaataagaaaaccaaTAGTAAAAATGTAGATAGGAGTAAAACTTAAtactctaaaatttaaaaataaaaccacTTTATCAAATCAAAGTCGGTGTAATCAGAATAAAATTTAAGATTCTATACATGGACGAATTGTAATAGGTTTGAAAAgcataaatataattaattatattgcTTGTGATAACGGTTATCTTACTGCTCTTGTTATTGTTACTGTTAGTGTTTGATGAAAACCATTGAACCCTCCCTcaattatttcattttattttaattaaaattttttttttactttctagTCAAGAAAACCAATatttatatgaaatataaatattttgtcaaatattttattttttaacaatttttcgTAAATTTAAAATCagattattttaaaatataataaataaaataaaatatttaaaaaataaaataaatattatgtCTATTAATCGATAGATTACTATTTTAAATTCTGATATTTTATTATAGTGTAAAATATTCGGAAAAGTTTTGATACATAAAATAATTTAAGAGgtaataaaagaataaatacaACAATAGAGAGTGACAAAACCCTAACCTCCATCATCGTCCTCTACTCTCACGTGCTCCACCACAcgtccttcttcttcttcttcactccGTCTCTTCCTCCCTTTCAGCAGCACATTGTCGCCGCCCCCTCTCTCCCGTTCAGTGCTACTGCCGCCGTTTCCGTTGCCGTCTTTTCTCTGCTCGTGTCGTCCCAGCCTCTCTCGAACAGGTTTACCCTGATTTCCTAATCTTTGGTCTATTGATTTGTTGTCTATGTCTTTCTATAAAGGCTTTGATAATCTGAACGTCTCTTATGTTTCTGCTGGAAATTGCCTTGTTTCTCCGACCATGAATTTTTCTAGCATCTCCCTTCTTTATTTATCAGAGGACTAGTCTGAGTAATCTATCCTCTTATGAAACTCTCTTTTAATCCTTAACTTGTTGAGGAATTTTGATTTACCAAACAACTTCACCCTTGTTTATACTTGTATTATCATTGGAGTGAagggcttttttttttctttttgttgaagTTATAGAAAATATTCTGGTAAAATGGACATATGTTAAAAATTGAAAGGATTTAATGTAAGTTTCATGGAAATATTATGAAGGAACAAAAAAAGTTTTGATGGAGAAATTGAGTACATGGGTAATGTAGGAGCCATCTctattccccccccccccccccccccccccccccccctcccccccccccccaggAATCCTTAGAGTTACCACTGTTTAGGTTCGGTCtcctctttgaaacaagggatgCATCTGTTGGGCGCTTGAAACAATTTATTACTTTTTCGTCAATACTTTTATATTTGAACTCAATATGTCATGTGTTAACATGTGTGGTATGCACGAGTTATGTGGAAAATGGTGCAAATATATTACTTTTTGATTGTGCTGTTGAGATTTTGGTATTCATATAAATGATTAAGTTGTTTCCTCGTTACCAATGTAGCAGATAGTGAGCAAGTCCTCTTCTAAGCTTTAAAGCATTGAAATTGCACCCGAGTAAGCGAGAGAATTTAGACAGCCATTTGGTGGCacaacttcaattttttttctttcaatcaACGAGATGGGGAGGGCCAAGAAAGGACCCAAGTTTGCAGTCATGAAGAAGATGGTCACCTCTAAAGCCATTAAAAAGTATGCCTTCTGTTGTTTCTTTTCGATCTCAGCTTTATCTAccttttttaaaaatcttttttgtttatgttttttgcTACTCATCTTAGCTACAAGCAAGAGGTCTTGAATCCAAAAAGAAAAGATCTTACGAAAGAAAACCTCCCAAGAAATGTGTAAGGAACTTCTTGAGCTGACTATTTTCTAATTTATCTTTCCGTAACAAATTAACAGTTTCTAACTTTGTTGTCTGGGCTTAAGATTTGTTTTCTACTGTTGGTGTTGTCTGTGACAAATACATACTTATATTTCTGTTAATTCAGTCCAAATGTTCCTTCGGCACTTTTCTTCAAGCACAACACTGCATTGGGGCCACCTTATCGGGTCTTGGTGGATACAAATTTCATCAATTTCTCCATTCAAAACAAAGTGAGTGCTTTACAATTTTAATGAGAATATAGTATATTATCACTGTGTGATTTCTATGGAAATGCGAAGTCCATTTTATTATGAATATTTTTGTGGataatttgaaatatatatgtaattttatttGTAAACTGGTGGAGTTTCTCTTGTCAAATTTCATAATGATGAGAAAGCACTACATCATGCAGGTAAAATTAAGGATAAAATTTCTTTCTACTTGATGATTGAAGTGGTTTATTCTCTCCTTTTTAATTGCAGTTGGACTTGGAGAAGGGAATGATGGACTGTCTATATGCTAAATGTAAGTCGTACATTGACAGGAAATGTATTAGAATTCAATATTCGAGAAGTGGTATTCTTTGTGGACATGGATGCTTATTTGTGATCATGTTTTAGGCACTCCTTGTATAACAGACTGCGTGATGGCTGAGCTTGAGCGATTAGGTCAGAAGTATCGTGTTGCTCTTAGGTAAATTTATGTTTCATTTGTCTATTAGAAGATGAATTATCTATGCTCCCATTTTCTGGTACTATACCTATGTAAGTTCACGTTCAGAATCTTCTGGAGTTGGTTGACATTGTGCAGTATGCACGAGTTTGTATTTTTCTCTTCATGTCCATCTTCAATTTTGTTGTtgtttggggggggggggggtgtgtGGGGGAATTCAACAACATCAAATAATCGATTAAAGGTTATGAAAATTTTAGTATTTGGATTGGAAAGAAATAATATAagcttttaatttaatttcatggGGTATGACTCCACAATACCATATTCTTGGTTTTTCCTTGGTGTTCTCTTTCTTGTTACTTCTTTAAAtctgtatatttttttgaagaCTACTGCTTGTTTCATTCTTTTGTATCTTTCAAGTTGGTATTGTTTACTATTTTTTGGGCTTGAGCAGAATAGCTAAGGACCCACGATTTGAGAGACTACCCTGTACTCATAAAGGAACCTATGCTGACGATTGCCTTGTTGAAAGGGTGACTCAGGTGAGAACTGAAGGATTCTTGCATATTATGATGTTCGTTGACCACAGTTGTTCCAATTTCATATTTAATTTCGTTTTAGATGGTTGACATTCTTAATACTT encodes:
- the LOC103486894 gene encoding uncharacterized protein LOC103486894; this encodes MGRAKKGPKFAVMKKMVTSKAIKNYKQEVLNPKRKDLTKENLPRNVPNVPSALFFKHNTALGPPYRVLVDTNFINFSIQNKLDLEKGMMDCLYAKCTPCITDCVMAELERLGQKYRVALRIAKDPRFERLPCTHKGTYADDCLVERVTQHKCYIVATCDRDLKRRIRKIPGVPIMYITRHQYSIERLPEATIGGAPRM